DNA from Paraburkholderia sp. BL10I2N1:
TATAAAAATACTTGCTGCCGCCGATACATGGAATCAGTTGCTGTTCGCCGCGCACGAACCGCGCGACCTCGGCCAGCGCAGCGCTCGGGTCCATTACACGAAAGTACTTTTTGAGGCGGGCGATTGCGCTCAACGCTTCAAGTAGTTCGTCACGGCTTAGGTCGACGAGCGTCGATGTTTCGTCGTAGACGAGCGATGTGGAACCGAACGCCTCGCGCCTTGGATAGGAAAACGTGACGGCATCGACGCCGAGCCGGTCGAGCGTTTCTGGAAGCGACGCGTAACGGACCAGACGACTGACCGTCACCGATGCACAGACCGGGATGCCGAAGGCGTGCGCCTGAGCGATTCCCTCACGGATGCGGGCCTCCAGACCGCGCAGGCCGCGATTGCGCTCGTGCTCGCCCATGTCCGCACTATCGATCGATATCAGGAGACGCTTGAGTCCGGCCGCCGCCAGTTGCTTGATGTGGCGCGGGAGGAACCAGCCGTTCGTGATCAGACCGCAATCGATGCCGGCTTTCGTGGTCGAGGCCACGAGCGATTCGATCTTCGGGTGAACCAGAGGCTCGCCCCCCTGCAGCGTCATGTAGCGAATCCGGCGTCTGCGCAGGATCGGCAGCGCACGCGCGAACTCATCAGGGTCGAGATAGCGACGCGGGCCTGCCAGGTTTTTGTCGCGCGAGAACCCGCAGAAGTCGCATGCGGCGTTGCAAACGTTCGTTACCGATACGTCACAGACCGCAGGCAGTGGATTGCGCGGCTCGCTGGCGACACCCTCTGCGTGCCGCAGATTGCGCCACTTGATGATCCGCTCTGTCGTATCCATGGAACCCTCACGGTCGGCTGACGAATTCGGCACGAGGCATGCCAGTATACGCTTCACCCGCTAGCCTGCGCGCGATAGATGCGGGTATGGAATCAGGTAAAGGCGGACTGAAGCGGAAGAGATTACGGCGGACCGGTGTAGGGCGGAAGACGGCCATCCGGCGTCGACTGGCGGACGTCTCTTCCTGGCCGCTCTCTGCCCGATCAGCCGGCCGTCCGAAAACAAACGCAGCTATGCCTGGATCGGGCATCCGACCCATGAACGTTTATTGAATCCCGCCGCATCGTTATGGAAACGCCCCTCTTCCTACTGTTACTTAATGGTCACAACCCTGTGCCGCACAGCTTCGGGCGAACCGGCAGTTGCTGAAGGAAATATTTTTTACGCTGGTCACAATATTCGCGCTCCTGAAACGTCTTCAGACGCATGGAACCGCCACCCACCTCGCACACGATGACCAAACGAGACAGCGACATCACCGCGACCGTGGTGCGTGAGCGAACGAGGCTGGTCAATTTCATCCGGCGTCGAATACGCGATCCCGACGATGCCGAAGACATCCTGCAGGATGTGTTCCACGAATTTGTGCAGGCTTACAGGCTTCCCGCTCCGATCGAACAAGCGAGCGCGTGGCTTTTCCGTGCCGCGCGCAACCGCATCATCGATCGTTTTCGCAAGAAGAGAGAGCAGCCTCTGACTGATCTGTCTGAGGGCGAGGATGACGCCAGCAGTGAGTATCGCCTCGACCTCGCCCTACCGGCGCACAATGCTCGTCCTGAAGCTCTATACGCTCGCGCTCTAGTGCTCAGGGCCTTGCAGGATGCGCTCGATGAATTGCCGCCGAGTCAACGTGAGGTGTTTATCGCGCACGAGCTGGAGGGGCGGCCCTTCAAAGACATGGTGGCGGAAAGCGGCGTCACGCTCAATACGCTGCTCGCGCGCAAACGCTACGCGGTCTTGCATCTGCGCGCCCGATTGCAGGCCATTTATGACGAACTGGGTATTTAGAGGAGTCGACGGATGAATTATCGAATTAGATGTGCGGGTAAAGCGCTGCTTGTACTGGTCGGCATAGGCGTGCTCGGGTGGGTGGTCATGACACTATGGAACTGGGTGATTCCGGCGTTATTTGTCGGCGCCCGTGCGATCGACTTCGCGCATGCGTTGGGCTTGCTGGTTTTGAGCCGCATCCTGTTTGGCGGATTCCGCGGACACGGCGGCTGGCGCGAACGGCGTCACTGGCGCAAGTGGGAAGCCATGACGCCTGAGGAACGGGAGCATTTCCAGACGGCATGGCGATCGGGCCGCGCCCGGCGCGCGGGAGATTGAACATGCGCGAGAAATCAGCGGCCGACTGCAAACAGAAGCCGGGCGCGATTGCGCCAATCGTCGACCTGAAACGTTGCGAAGGCAAGGGCGATTGCCTGGAGGTCTGCCCCGAAAATGTGTTTGAGATCCGGCGCATCGACGAGATCGATTATCTCAGCCTCGATTTGATCCATCGCCTGAAGCTACGCGTGCATGGAATGAAAGTCGCCTACACGCCGAACGCGGACGCCTGCCGGTCGTGCGGTATTTGCGTGACGGCGTGTCCTGAACGCGCAATCAAGCTGGCCAGAACCGCATAGCGTCATGCTTCTTCGCTGATGCAGCAAACGCACCAACTTCGCGCATGAAACGCACACAACACGCCCAACCGTAGTGCACTTCCGCGCGCCGCTCATCGCTCGCGCTTGCTGCACCGTCATGGCACACGGCTTGCTCCATATGGCGCCTCGATGCTGCCGCACTCTCGACGGCAGCCGACCGGCCCGTCCGACCTACACGCCCATGAAAAACAAACTCACCCATCCCATCGTCCGTCGCACGCGTCGCGCGTGGCTCGCGGCGCTTCTCGTCTCACCCGCGCTCGCATTCACCGCAACTGCTGCGCATGCCGACGCGCTCGATAACATCGCCAAAGCCGGCGTGCTGAAGGTCGCGGTGCCGGAGGACTATCCGCCGTTCGGCGCAGTCGGCCCCGACATGAAACCGCAGGGCTACGACATCGACACCGCCGCGGTGCTCGCAAAGGCGATGAACGTGAAGCTCGAACTTGTGCCGGTCAACAGCGCGAACCGCATTCCGTATCTGCAGACGAACAAGGTGGATCTCGTGATCTCGTCGCTCGGCAAGACGCCGGAGCGCGAGAAGGTCATCGACTTCTCGACGGCCTACGCGCCGTACTATCAGGGCGTCTTCGGTCCCGCCGACGTCAAGGTGGGCGGGCCGGCGGACCTGACCGGCAAGACCGTCGGCGCGACGCGCGGCGCACTCGAGGAAATCGCCCTCACGCAGATGGCGCCGAACGCCACCATCAAGCGCTTCGAGGACAACAACGCAACCATCGCCGCGTTCCTGTCCGGTCAGGTGCAACTGATCGCGGCGGGCAACATCGTCGCCGCCGCGATCCTCGCGAAGAATCCGCCACGCCGCCCGGAGCCGAAGTTCGTCATCAAGAATTCGCCGTGCTTTGTCGGCCTCAACAAGGGTGAAACGCGACTGCAGCAAAAGGTCGACGCGGCCATCACGACCGCGAAGCAGGACGGCACCCTCAACACGATGTCGAAGAAGTGGTTTGGCGCGCCCCTGCCCGCCGATCTGTAAGCCGCGCGTTAGTTCAGCTTGTCAAGTTGTTCCGTTGCGCTTTATTGTGCGGCATGTCGTTGCCATCGCCACGTCCCACACCAGCACGTTGCAGCAACCATAGCGAAGAACAACCACTGACCGACCACCAGAGCCCGTACCACCGTGCGGGCTCGCTTACGTACCCATCCGATGAAGCTGACACCTCGCGAAAAGGACAAGCTCCTGATCTTCACCGCCGCGCTGCTCGCTGAGCGGCGCCGCGCACGCGGCCTGAAACTGAACTATCCGGAGGCCATCGCGTTCATTTCGGCGGCGCTCATGGAAGCGGCGCGCGACGGCAAGACAGTCGCCGAAGTCATGCACTACGGCACCACGCTCCTCACGCGCGACGACGTCATGGAAGGCGTGCCCGAGATGATTCCCGATATCCAGGTCGAAGCCACCTTCCCGGACGGCACGAAGCTCGTGACCGTCCATCATCCGATCCCGTGAAGGAGCCCGCATGATTCCCGGCGAACTGCTGACCGACGACGGCGAACACGAACTGAACGCAGGCCGCGCCACCATCGTGGTGACAGTGTCGAACACAGGCGACCGCCCTGTGCAGATCGGCTCGCACTATCACTTCTACGAAGTCAATCCGGCCTTGTCGTTTGATCGTGAAAAAGCGCGCGGCTTTCGCCTCAATATCGCGGCCGGCACCGCGGTGCGCTTCGAGCCCGGCCAGGAACGCACCGTCGAGCTGGTCGAACTGGCGGGCGAGCGGGTCGTCTTCGGTTTCAACGGCAAGGTGATGGGCAAGCTCTGAGGCATAGCGCCTCGATTCGATCATCGCACCGATATTTTCCGGATCACACCATGACATTACGCATTGGCCGCCGCGCATACGCGGAGATGTTCGGCCCCACGACCGGCGACCGCGTTCGCCTCGCCGATACCGAACTGCTGATCGAAGTCGAGCGTGACTTCACAACCTACGGCGAAGAAGTCAAATTCGGCGGCGGCAAGGTGATCCGCGACGGCATGGGCCAGTCGCAACGGGTCGCGGCCGACGTCGTCGATACGGTCGTGACGAATGCGGTGATCCTCGATCACTGGGGCATCGTCAAGGCCGATATCGGCATCAAGAACGGCCGCATCGCCGCGATCGGCAAGGCCGGCAATCCGGACATCCAGCCGGGCGTGACGATCGCGATCGGCGCGGCCACCGAAGTGATCGCAGGCGAAGGGTTGATCGTCACCGCGGGCGGCATCGATACGCACATTCACTTCATCAGCCCGCAGCAGATCGACGAAGCGCTCGCGAGCGGCGTCACGACGATGCTGGGCGGCGGCACCGGTCCCGCGACCGGCACAAATGCAACGACCTGCACGCCCGGGCCCTGGCATCTCGAACGGATGCTGCAGGCCGCGGACGGCTATCCGATGAATCTCGGCTTTCTCGGCAAGGGCAACGTGAGCCAGCCGGCGCCGGCCACCGAACAGATCGCTGCCGGTGCGATCGGTCTGAAGCTGCACGAAGACTGGGGCACGACGCCGGCTGCCATCGATAACTGCCTGTCGGTCGCCGACGATACCGACACCCAGGTCGCGATCCACACCGATACGCTGAACGAAGCCGGTTTCGTCGAAGCAACGGTCGCTGCATTCAAGGGCCGCACGATTCACACGTATCACACCGAAGGCGCGGGCGGCGGCCATGCGCCCGACATCATCAAGGTCTGCGGCGAAGCGAACGTGCTGCCGTCGTCGACCAATCCGACGCGCCCGTATACGGTCAACACGCTAGACGAGCATCTCGACATGCTGATGGTGTGCCATCACCTGGACCCGTCGATTGCGGAAGACATCGCGTTTGCCGAATCGCGGATCCGTCGCGAGACGATCGCCGCCGAAGACATCCTGCACGACCTCGGCGCGCTGTCGATGCTGTCGTCAGATTCGCAGGCGATGGGGCGGGTCGGCGAAGTGATCATCCGCACGTGGCAGACGGCGCACAAGATGAAGGTGCAGCGTGGCGCGCTGCCCGAAGATACGGGGCGTAACGATAACTTCCGCGCAAAGCGCTATGTCGCGAAGTACACGATCAATCCAGCCATCACACACGGCATCTCGCATGAAGTCGGTTCGATCGAACCGGGCAAGTGGGCTGATCTGGTGTTCTGGGAGCCGGCGTTCTTCGGCATCAAGCCGTCGCTGATTCTGAAGGGCGGCATGATCGCGATGGCGCAGATGGGCGACCCGAACGCGTCGATTCCGACGCCGCAACCGGTCCATTATCGCGACATGTTCGCGACGCGTGGTGGCGCTTTGGGCCGCACTTCGCTGACTTTCGTATCGCAGATGGCCGCCGACGCAGGCATTGCCCAGCGCTATGGCCTCAGCAAGCGTATCGTTGCAGTGAAGAACTGCCGCAACATCTCCAAGGCGGACATGATCCACAACGCGTGGCGGCCTTCGATCACGGTCGACCCTGAAACGTATGAAGTTGTCGCGGACGGCCAGTTGCTGACCTGCGAACCCGCCACCGTGCTGCCGATGGCACAACGCTATTTCCTTTTCTGACATGCGCACGATAAACAAACGCATCGACCCGCACATCAAGCTCGCTGCCGTGCTGGTGAAGCGCGCGCCGACGCTGACGCTCGCGTTCGATGCTCGCTGCAAAAGCCGTCTGGCGGCGACACTGGATAACGGCGAAGAGGTGGCATTGCTGTTGCCGCGCGGCTCGGTGCTGCGCGATGGCGACGTACTCGTTGCGCAGGATGGCGGACTGGTGCGTGTGGTGGCCGCCGCGGAAGAAGTGCTGTACGTACGTGCTCCCGACCGGCTCACGCTCACGCGCGCGGCGTATCACCTCGGCAATCGTCATACGCCCGTCGAAGTGGGCGACGACTACCTGAAGCTCGAATTCGATCCGGTGCTCGCGGATATGTTGAAGCGCCTCGGCGCGATGGTGGATCAGGTGTCGATGCCGTTCCAGCCGGAAACCGGAGCATACGGCGGTGGCCATAAGCACGGCCACGACGAGACGTTCGCCGAAGACTACGCCATCGCGCAGCAGGTGTTCGATGAACATCACGGGCACGGACATTCGCACGATCATGACCATGGGCATTCGCATGCACATGATCACCCGCACGATCACCAGCACGACCACGATCACGACGACTGCGATTCGTCCTGCGGACATACACATCATCACCATGCGCATCGCTGAACTCACGGCGCTGTTGCATCTGGCGTCGCCAGCCCTGCCGATTGGCGCGTTCAGCTATTCGCAGGGACTCGAAGCGGCGATCGAAGCGCAACTCATCACCGATGCGCACGGCTCACGTGAATGGATCGCGAGCGGTCTGACGAACGTGCTTGCTCGCGGCGAGTTGCCATTTCTCGCGCATCAAATCGGGCGTTGGCGCGCCCACGACGTCGCAGCCCTCGTCGAAGGCAACGTGGAATTCCTCGCGAGCCGCGAATCCGCCGAACTGCGACGCGAGACCGGGCAGATGGGCTGGTCGTTGCGACAGCTGTGCACATCGCTCGAATGGGGCGACGCCGACAGGCGCGCGACGCTCGCTTCGATGACGCCGGTCGCGCAACCGACGGCGTTCGCGTTTGCCGCCTATGCGCACGGCGTGGCGGATGACGCCGCCCTCGCGGCCTACGCGTTCAGCTGGGTCGAAAACCAGGCCGCCGCGGCGCTAAAAGCCGTGCCGCTCGGGCAGCTTGCCGGCCAGCGCATCATCGTCGCGTTGCGCGAGCGCATCGACGAAGCGGTAGCGCGCGCGCTCGCGACGCCGCCTCAGGACATCAACACCTTCGCGCCGCAGCTCGGCATTCTGTCGGCGCGTCACGAGTCGCAATATTCGCGGCTCTTCCGCTCATAAGCTCAGCCACCATGAACGCACCTCAGCACCCCAGCATCAAACGTACGAAGAAACTGCCGCCGCTGCGCGTGGGCGTAGGCGGCCCGGTCGGCTCCGGCAAGACGACGCTGCTCGAAATGCTCTGCAAGGCGATGCGCGAGCGCTACGACCTCGTCGCGATCACCAACGATATCTACACGAAAGAAGACCAGCGTTTGCTGACGATCGCCGGCGCGTTGCCGGCCGAGCGGATCATGGGCGTCGAAACGGGCGGCTGTCCGCATACGGCGATCCGGGAAGACGCATCGATCAACCTGGAGGCCGTCGACCGCATGCTGACGCGCTTTCCCGATGCCGACATCGTGTTCATCGAATCGGGAGGCGACAACCTCGCGGCCACCTTCAGCCCGGAGCTGTCGGACCTGACGATCTACGTGATCGACGTGGCGGGCGGCGAGAAGATTCCGCGCAAGGGCGGACCAGGAATCACGAAGTCGGACCTGCTCGTGATCAACAAGACGGATCTCGCGCCGATGGTCGGCGCGAATCTGGACGTGATGGCATCGGACGCGAAGAAGATGCGCGGCGAACGGCCCTTCGTGATGTGCAACCTGAAAGCACTCGATGGACTCGCCGACGTCATCGCTTTCATCGAGAAGAAAGGGTTGCTGACGGTCTAGCCCATTGCAGCAACCCGACAACGTTCAGGCCTGCGGCAGGAGCGTCGTCAACACATCGACGGTTCTTGCCGTCGCGCCGCGATGGCGCGCGGCAAATGCCGACGCAGCGCCGCTCATCGCGATGCGGCGCGACCTGTCTTCGAAGAGTTCACACAGCACACGTGCAAGATCGGCTGGATCCTGCACCTGCACCGCCGCGCCCGCGGCCACCGCATCAGCGGTCGCCTGCGTGAAGTTGAATACGTGCGGCCCGATCAGCACGGGTACACCTACCGCACACGCTTCGATCAGGTTCTGGCCGCCCAGCGGCAACAGGCTGCCGCCGATGAACGCCAGATCCGACGCTGCGTAATACGCGCCCAGCTCACCCATCGAATCGCCAAGCAGCACGGTGATATCGCGCGGCAACGGATCGATCGTCTGCCCGGAAGCCGCGGCGCCTGCCGGCGTCCACTTCGAGCGCCGCATAAGACGCAGACCGGTCTTCTGAACCAGTGAAGCGACTTCGTTGAAACGCTGCGGATGCCGGGGCACGAGAATCAACAGCGCATCCTCGACATTGAGCGCGGCGAATGCCTGCAACACGAGCGCTTCCTCGCCTTCGCGCGTGCTCGCAGCCACCCAGACCGGACGCGGGCCGATGGCCGCCCGCCAGGCATGGCCGCGCGCCGCGAGTTCCGGCGGCGTGCTCATATCGAACTTGAGGTTACCCAGCACCGCGACATTGCGCGCACCAAGCGCGGTCAGACGCTCCGCGTCGGATGGACTCTGCGCCAGCACGCGGGCAAAGCCGCCGAACACTTGGCGCGTTCCGCCGCCGAACTTCGCGGCACGACGGTACGAACGCTGTGACATCCGCGCATTGGTCAGCACGAGCGGCACGTCGGCGCGGCGGCATTCGTCGATGAGCGTCGGCCACACTTCGGTTTCCATGACGATACCCAGCGAGGGCCGCCACGCACGCAGAAAGCGCCTCACCGCATGCGGCATGTCGTACGGCAGATAGCTGCGCAACACACGGTCGCCGAATATCTCCTCGCCGGTCGCGCGTCCGCTCGGCGTCATGTGCGTGAGCAGGATGCGGGCATCGGGCCGCGCCTTCATCAGCGCTTCGATCAGCGGCTGTGCGGCGCGCGTCTCGCCCACCGATACCGCATGCACCCAGATGAGCGGCGTGCCGTCCTCCGGCAGACGGCCGCGGGTACGGCCGAAGCGTTCGCCGATATGCTCACGATAACCGCGCTCGCGACGCGAACGGATCAGAAGCCGCAGCACGGCGAGAGGCGCAACGATCCACCAGAGCGCGTTATAGATGACTCTCAGCATTCAGCCCCCGGGTGGAGGCGAAGCACGCCATACGGTGCAAAACGGGCCGCGCTCAAACCAGCGCCCTGCCCTTCAGGCGTTCGAGGATGCCCAGCGGCGCGCACTCGGGCTGCGCCATGGCCTTGACCGGCAGGAAGAACGTCTGCTCCAGCATGAACTGACCGGACATGACCGCGTGCGACGTCTGGTCGGAGAAGCAGACCCAGACGCTGCCAGGCGGAAACGGCATGGTCTCCTGCGGGCTCGCCTTCTGATAGGCGAGGTCGGCCTTCATGCCGTCGTGCAGGTTCAGCATCAGGTGGTCGTACTCGCTGCGCCGCGACTTGGTCACCTGCAGCAGGTTCAAAAGCCATGCGGAACCAGGCGCCTGCGGCTTGATCTTCGGCAGGAAACGCTTCGCCATGTCTTCGAACGGTTCGCCGACACGCCACACACGCGGCGCGCCATGCGGGTTCACGTTCGTGAAGACGCGCAAAATGCGCTCGCCGTAGTTCGGACGGGACGGAAACGCGTCGACGTGCAGACGGCTGTCGTCCTTACGCCACGACGTCTGACGCGTTTCGACCTGATGCAGACGCAGGCTCGTGGGCGCGACGCGCAGTTTGCCGTCGTACTCGGGAAAGAGTCCGTCGACGAGCGTGCGCGCGTTCGTTTGATAACGCGCGATCAATGCCCGCACGGCCGATTGCGTAACCGCGTCGCCCAGTACGCCGTGAAGCGCGCCGCCATTCGGCTCGAGGCTGATGTTCTTGCGTTTCGGATCGGCCAGCGCAGGGTCGAGCAGCGCCTGCTCACCGCCTTCGACCGCAAAGCGCAGGTTCGGGAAATACAGCACCTTGCCGCGTTCGACGCCGGCGATCAGCGTCTCGCGCGGGACGGACAGGTTGCCGCCGTGCCAGTCGGCGGTTGCGACTTCGATGATCTGTGATTGGTTCATGGTCGCCCTTTGAAGCGGGTTGAGCGTAGCGTGTTGTCTGACGTGGCGGCGTTGCGTCTGCGCGGCGCGCTCCTGGTGCGGCATTCCACGTGTGGCGGACAACGAGCGGTCGCTCGTGTTCGCCCATTTCACGCAGCGCGCCTTGAAACGCGGTGCAGCGATTCCAGCGGCCGCGCACAGCGGCAGCCGCCGCGCCCGTTACAGCAGGCCGAAACCGGCCAGCGTGGACTTCACCTCTTGCAGCGTCGGCGGCTTGCCGGCCGTGCCGAGATTGACGACATTCGGCGACCAGTAACCGCCGGTGCGCCACGCGGTGGCGAAATTGTACAACTCGACCGTCGGCCGCTTCAGCGCCGCCGCGATGTGGACCAGACCTGTGTCAACCCCAACGGTCGCCGCGGCCCCATCGATCAGCCCGACGACAGCCGGCAACGACAGCCGCGGCGGCACGATCGCCGCGGCGCCGAATTCACGCGCGAGCCGCTCACTGGTCTCGCGTTCGGCGTCGCTGCCCCACGGCAGAACGATCGACGCGCCACGCCGCACCAGCGACTGGCCCAGTTCGATCCACGCGGTATCCGGCCACTGCTTGTCGGTCCGCGACGTGGCGTGCACGAACACCACGTAAGGCACGGGAAGATTCAGCCCGAGCGCGGACAGCGCCAGCGACGCGCGGCGCGTGTCGAGGCCGAAGTCGATATCGTCGGTAGGCTGCGGCATGGGTGCGCCGAGCGCACCCGCGACCAGCTGGCGCGTCCGCTCGACGACATGCGTGCGCGGCGGAACCGGCACGCGCCGGCCATAGAAAAAGCGCACCGGCCATTCAAAGCCCGCGCCGTCCGTACGGTTCGCGAGACCCACGAGCGGCCCGCGCGCCCAGCTGGCGACCCACGCGGTCTTGATGAGCCCCTGGCAGTCGATCACCAGATCGTACTTTTCGGCGGCGAGCGCACGGCGAAACGCGCTGATTTCGCGCCAGTTCTCCAGCGAAAACAGCCGCTTGCGCCAGCGACGCAGCGAAAACGGGATGGCCCGGCGCACCCCGTCGACCAGTTCCACGAGGTCGATGAAGCTTTCTTCGACGAGCCAGTCGATCTGCGCATCAGGATGCCGGCGGCGGATATCGGCAATCACGGGCATGTTGTGGACGACGTCGCCTAGCGACGACACCCTCACGATCAGGATCTTTTGTACGCTCAAGTGGAAAATGCCGGCAAAGCCGCTCGAAGGGGCATGAACAGGAGCGCAATTCTATCGCGACGGGTCGGGAAACACGCTCATAAACCCGGACACGATACGAAAAAACGCGGCGCGATGGCGCGAGCCATGCGCCGCGTCCGACGGCGGTGTCATCACGGGCGAGGTGCAACCCGCCCGGCATGCCGCGCGTCTGACCGTTGTCTGCCGCCTAGAACGGCAGTTTTGCGTCGGCCTTCTCGGCGAGGATCACGCGCCGGAAGTCTTCCTGAATGCGCGCAAGCGCGGCGTCGTTATCGGCCTCGAAGCGCATCACGACCACCGGCGTCGTGTTCGACGAGCGCGCGAGACCAAACCCGTCCGGATACTCGACGCGCAGGCCGTCGATCGTCACGACATCGTCGGCGCCAGTGAACTTCGCGTTCTTCTGCATGCGGGCGATGAGTTCGAAGTTCTCGCCCTCTTCCAGCTTCAGTTGCAGCTCCGGCGTGGAATGCGAATTCGGCAGGCTGTTCAGCAGCTTGCTCGGGTCGGCCACGCGCGCGAGGATCTCGAGGAGACGCGCCCCCGTGTACAAGCCATCGTCGAAGCCGTACCAGCGGTCCTTGAAGAACACGTGGCCGCTCATTTCGCCCGCGAGCGGCGCGCCGGTTTCACGCAGCTTCGCCTTCACGAGCGAGTGGCCGGTCTTCCACATCAGCGGCTCGCCGCCTTTTTCACGCACCCATTTCGCGAGATTGCGCGTGCACTTCACGTCATAGATGATCTGCGCGCCCTTGTTGCGGGACAGCACTTCTTCGGCAAACAGCATCAGCTGACGGTCCGGATAGATGATCTGGCCGTCTTT
Protein-coding regions in this window:
- a CDS encoding Kdo hydroxylase family protein, encoding MNQSQIIEVATADWHGGNLSVPRETLIAGVERGKVLYFPNLRFAVEGGEQALLDPALADPKRKNISLEPNGGALHGVLGDAVTQSAVRALIARYQTNARTLVDGLFPEYDGKLRVAPTSLRLHQVETRQTSWRKDDSRLHVDAFPSRPNYGERILRVFTNVNPHGAPRVWRVGEPFEDMAKRFLPKIKPQAPGSAWLLNLLQVTKSRRSEYDHLMLNLHDGMKADLAYQKASPQETMPFPPGSVWVCFSDQTSHAVMSGQFMLEQTFFLPVKAMAQPECAPLGILERLKGRALV
- the waaC gene encoding lipopolysaccharide heptosyltransferase I, whose translation is MSVQKILIVRVSSLGDVVHNMPVIADIRRRHPDAQIDWLVEESFIDLVELVDGVRRAIPFSLRRWRKRLFSLENWREISAFRRALAAEKYDLVIDCQGLIKTAWVASWARGPLVGLANRTDGAGFEWPVRFFYGRRVPVPPRTHVVERTRQLVAGALGAPMPQPTDDIDFGLDTRRASLALSALGLNLPVPYVVFVHATSRTDKQWPDTAWIELGQSLVRRGASIVLPWGSDAERETSERLAREFGAAAIVPPRLSLPAVVGLIDGAAATVGVDTGLVHIAAALKRPTVELYNFATAWRTGGYWSPNVVNLGTAGKPPTLQEVKSTLAGFGLL